Within Sporosarcina sp. PTS2304, the genomic segment ACTTTCCATACCCGAGTTTATTGAACTTGCCAATGCACTATACCCCTATTTCGGCGAGGTAAAACAGGCTTAGTAAAGATAAAAATTTTTTTCATTGTAAAGTGATTGACAAAAGTATAGCTGTACTGTTAAAATAAAAAATTTGGTTGACAGAACTTCTAAAAAATGTTATGCTAGTATTTAGTGAGGTGTAAGCAACATGCCAAAAACATTAGCAGACATTAAAAAGTCACTGGATGCCCATTTAGGGAAACGTCTCCATTTAAAAGCAAATGGCGGTCGTAAGAAAACGATCGAGCATGCTGGAGTTTTGCGCGATACGTATCGTGCTGTTTTCGTAGTGGAGTTAGACCAGGATGACAATGCGTTTGAAAGAGTTTCTTACAGCTATGCAGATATTTTAACCGAAGCGGTTGAAATAACAATTCTCGATGGTGCAGACCAAACGGCCTTTATCATCAAATAATTCATCATGCAATTTTAAATTATTTTCTAGTGAATCCGCCCGAGTCTTCCGGCGGATTTTTTGTTTCTTTCGTTTACGTAGGCTAATTTTCAAAGTTCGGCACATACTACGGACGTCAGCCGAAAAGGAGGAAACGTCAATGGCAAGAAAAGGTGTTATGTCAGATCAATTAAAAGAAGAAATCGCAAAAGACCTTGGCTTTTACGACGTTGTGCAAAAAGAAGGTTGGGGCGGTATTCGTTCACGTGATGCAGGAAATATGGTAAAACGTGCAATTGAAATGGCAAGCAAGCAGATGGAAGAGAAGAAGTAATTCATCATTGTCCAGACAATCCAATATAGGCTGACAGAGTGAACTGCAAAAGCGAAAATGCTTTGCAGTTCTTTTTTTTATTTATTCTTCCTCTGTTCTACCCATTGTGTGGTAATATAATGAGCAAGAACATGCTGTGGGGGAGGGAGCTTTTATCATGATTTACGAAAAGGCACCTGCAAAAATTAATTTAACATTAGACGTGCTAAACAAACGGCAAGATGGCTATCATGAAGTCGAAATGATCATGACGACTGTAGACTTGGCAGATCGCATTTGGCTTCGACCGACTACTGATCGCGCGATAACAATCAAGTCCTCGCATCGCTTTGTGCCGAATGATCGAAAAAATCTGGCTTACCAAGCAGCTGATTTGCTTAGGAAGCGTTATCGACTAAAACATGGCGTGGAAATAACACTTGATAAGAATATTCCTATTGCTGCAGGTCTTGCAGGAGGAAGTTCAGATGCAGCTGCTACATTACGTGGGTTGAATCGTTTATGGGATCTAGGCTTGTCGCTAGATGAACTAGCCGTACTAGGAGCAGAGATTGGTTCGGATGTCTCCTTTTGTGTGTATGGCGGTACAGCTATTGCACGCGGACGAGGAGAGAACATTACGCATTTACCATCACCGCCAAATTGTTGGGTTATATTGGCCAAACCGTCTATCGGTGTTTCGACAGGAAATATTTATGGACAACTCAATTTGCAAACCATTGAACATCCACAGACCGAGGCGATGATAGAAGCCTTAGAAGAAGGTAATTACGAAAAGATGTGTGCATCGTTAGGAAATGTTTTGGAGCCGGTTACGATGAGTTTACATTCAGAAGTCGTTATGCTGAAAGAACAAATGGAACGTTTTGG encodes:
- the veg gene encoding biofilm formation stimulator Veg — its product is MPKTLADIKKSLDAHLGKRLHLKANGGRKKTIEHAGVLRDTYRAVFVVELDQDDNAFERVSYSYADILTEAVEITILDGADQTAFIIK
- a CDS encoding small, acid-soluble spore protein, alpha/beta type, producing MARKGVMSDQLKEEIAKDLGFYDVVQKEGWGGIRSRDAGNMVKRAIEMASKQMEEKK
- the ispE gene encoding 4-(cytidine 5'-diphospho)-2-C-methyl-D-erythritol kinase, with translation MIYEKAPAKINLTLDVLNKRQDGYHEVEMIMTTVDLADRIWLRPTTDRAITIKSSHRFVPNDRKNLAYQAADLLRKRYRLKHGVEITLDKNIPIAAGLAGGSSDAAATLRGLNRLWDLGLSLDELAVLGAEIGSDVSFCVYGGTAIARGRGENITHLPSPPNCWVILAKPSIGVSTGNIYGQLNLQTIEHPQTEAMIEALEEGNYEKMCASLGNVLEPVTMSLHSEVVMLKEQMERFGADAVLMSGSGPTVFGLVRHESRVPRIVNALKGFCQDVHAVRTLGERILVD